A genomic window from Planctomycetaceae bacterium includes:
- a CDS encoding fumarylacetoacetate hydrolase family protein produces MKLVTFKKDDVFSFGALTNRGIIDLSSGFDSVTEIISNYPQNIEKAKSLVNKNTAFINPAAVELLAPIPKPGKILALAGNYAKHIIEAGLKLGLTASPRQNTVPRPFIKPITVMNHPNAIIPWPAYSKEIDYELELVIVIGKTAKCVSPQDAKDHIAGYTIANDVSARSVTFKEGREKRPWDEFYDWLNGKWADGFLPLGPCIVTADEIGDPMNLQMTLKVNGEVRQNANTTDMIYNVYDIVSFLSNMMTLEPGDIIATGTPEGVAMATGNFLKAGDKIECNIEKIGTLINTLGPKPEKFYEPLK; encoded by the coding sequence ATGAAACTGGTTACATTCAAAAAAGATGACGTATTCTCTTTTGGCGCCCTGACAAACAGAGGTATTATTGATTTGTCATCAGGATTCGACAGCGTTACAGAGATAATCTCCAATTACCCACAAAACATTGAGAAAGCCAAATCGCTCGTTAATAAAAACACCGCATTTATCAATCCTGCTGCGGTAGAGCTTTTAGCTCCCATACCCAAACCGGGTAAAATCCTCGCGCTGGCCGGCAATTACGCAAAACACATTATCGAAGCGGGCCTTAAACTCGGCCTAACCGCTTCGCCCAGACAAAATACAGTCCCCCGCCCGTTTATTAAACCGATTACGGTAATGAATCATCCGAACGCAATAATCCCATGGCCAGCGTACAGCAAAGAAATCGATTATGAACTTGAACTTGTGATTGTGATTGGAAAGACCGCAAAATGCGTCAGCCCGCAGGATGCGAAAGACCACATCGCAGGTTATACGATAGCAAACGATGTTTCAGCCAGAAGCGTTACTTTTAAGGAAGGCCGCGAGAAAAGGCCGTGGGACGAATTTTACGATTGGCTCAACGGCAAATGGGCGGATGGTTTTCTGCCGCTTGGCCCGTGCATTGTTACCGCTGACGAGATTGGCGACCCGATGAATTTGCAAATGACGCTGAAGGTCAACGGCGAGGTTAGACAGAACGCAAATACAACCGATATGATTTACAATGTTTATGACATTGTTTCGTTTTTGAGTAATATGATGACGCTCGAGCCGGGCGATATTATCGCGACCGGAACACCAGAAGGCGTCGCGATGGCCACGGGCAATTTCCTCAAGGCCGGCGACAAAATCGAATGTAATATTGAAAAAATCGGAACGCTTATAAATACACTGGGGCCAAAGCCTGAAAAATTCTACGAACCACTAAAATAA
- a CDS encoding prepilin-type N-terminal cleavage/methylation domain-containing protein, protein MMTERKFQNGFTLVELLVVISIIALLLAVLLPALSKARQQAQSLVCISKEKQIMIACFAYIQNNNYYFPPAVLAVNFTTSSSTFSYWDFIAVKDWTKNLVTIKPGILWQKQLIDQIYQCPSYKGGDNSIGAEYTGYNYNTTYIGHGFGEPVEMPVKITDVRRPGECAVFGDGGYANGANKFMRAPFGGDPTLIAAGTQAYRHRIKTNVVFCDGSAVSRKECYKNADKAAEGNIADGTGFLSPDNSLYDLK, encoded by the coding sequence ATGATGACGGAACGAAAATTTCAAAATGGTTTTACGCTCGTTGAATTGCTCGTTGTTATTTCTATAATAGCATTACTGCTTGCGGTTCTCCTGCCGGCTCTTTCAAAGGCCAGGCAACAGGCGCAAAGCCTTGTGTGTATTAGTAAAGAAAAACAAATTATGATCGCCTGCTTTGCGTATATTCAAAATAATAATTATTATTTTCCGCCTGCGGTGTTGGCGGTTAATTTTACCACTTCAAGTTCCACTTTCAGCTACTGGGATTTTATCGCTGTCAAAGACTGGACAAAAAATCTGGTTACAATCAAACCTGGTATCTTATGGCAAAAACAATTAATAGACCAGATATATCAGTGTCCATCCTATAAAGGCGGCGATAATTCAATTGGCGCAGAGTACACCGGCTACAACTACAATACCACTTATATAGGTCATGGATTCGGCGAACCTGTCGAAATGCCTGTAAAAATTACCGACGTAAGACGTCCCGGTGAATGTGCGGTGTTTGGCGACGGTGGATATGCCAACGGAGCCAATAAATTTATGCGAGCGCCATTTGGCGGCGACCCGACTTTGATTGCGGCAGGTACGCAGGCTTACAGGCATCGCATAAAAACCAATGTTGTTTTTTGTGACGGGTCGGCAGTGTCCAGAAAAGAATGTTATAAAAACGCGGATAAGGCAGCCGAGGGGAATATTGCTGACGGTACAGGATTTTTGTCGCCAGATAACAGTCTTTACGATTTGAAATAA
- a CDS encoding ComF family protein encodes MRTTWRGIKNLQQFFGHNYCKCCRTIISDGDEHFCSGCWSQLGLCFVDGFCTRCGREAGQFGEVNGCPKCEDEIFHFDAIACAGIYHPPLSELIVRFKLSNQISLLPVLTDFTQKTFSRMRFPGKIDYLVPVPLYWLNHFRRGFNQSHLLARSLDMPGVKVNRDLVKIRRTKSQTAVTFAERQKNLLGAFAVRKNHDFSGKNVCLIDDVKTTGATLNECAKVLKDAGAAKVFAFVLAVAGQKK; translated from the coding sequence TTGCGGACAACATGGCGAGGTATCAAAAATCTTCAGCAGTTTTTCGGGCATAATTACTGCAAATGCTGCCGAACAATTATTTCTGACGGGGATGAACATTTCTGCTCCGGTTGCTGGTCGCAGTTGGGTCTTTGCTTTGTTGACGGGTTTTGTACTCGCTGCGGCAGGGAAGCCGGACAATTCGGGGAAGTAAACGGCTGTCCCAAATGCGAAGACGAAATATTTCATTTCGATGCGATAGCCTGCGCAGGAATTTATCATCCGCCGTTGAGCGAGCTTATTGTCAGATTCAAATTGTCCAACCAAATTTCACTGCTGCCGGTGCTGACGGATTTTACGCAGAAGACTTTTTCGCGGATGCGGTTTCCCGGTAAAATCGATTATCTGGTTCCTGTTCCATTGTACTGGCTAAATCATTTTCGCCGTGGTTTCAATCAATCGCATCTGCTTGCGAGAAGTCTCGATATGCCGGGTGTGAAAGTGAACCGCGATCTTGTAAAGATTCGCCGGACAAAAAGCCAGACGGCCGTTACATTTGCCGAAAGGCAAAAAAACCTGCTTGGCGCGTTTGCAGTGCGGAAAAACCACGATTTTTCAGGCAAAAACGTCTGCTTGATTGATGATGTCAAGACAACAGGGGCGACTTTGAACGAATGTGCCAAAGTTTTGAAGGATGCCGGTGCGGCGAAAGTTTTCGCCTTTGTGCTTGCAGTCGCAGGGCAGAAAAAGTAA
- a CDS encoding 4Fe-4S binding protein, which produces MPAKVNEEKCTGCESCVDACPAEAIKMTDGKAVVDADTCVDCGVCVDECPVSAIEME; this is translated from the coding sequence ATGCCCGCAAAAGTAAATGAAGAAAAGTGCACAGGTTGCGAATCATGTGTTGATGCATGCCCGGCTGAAGCGATTAAGATGACTGACGGCAAGGCCGTTGTTGATGCGGATACTTGTGTTGACTGTGGCGTTTGTGTTGATGAATGTCCGGTCAGCGCCATCGAAATGGAATAA